In one Amyelois transitella isolate CPQ chromosome 22, ilAmyTran1.1, whole genome shotgun sequence genomic region, the following are encoded:
- the LOC132903196 gene encoding uncharacterized protein LOC132903196: protein MPVTRSQKGKMEPLRPPTTTSEETGTTHRTPTSRGTTSGTEDSTNTSMQTRTREQALPGSTMTLVPMEPRDSEPTQTTRSPSRSKRAGTSKSVKTRRKLQLEKEIAELKLEQIKAETAKREAEAKLLEEESDSDLEEPEDRADRVRSWMAGTQDNASCMEVPFNRNEDLPVNNLASAIAAAFEKATSKHKPLPPKYMFELPTFNGDSAEWLAFLTVYTETSTMFSAVQNMARLRKSIVGQAREAVKNILYSDSQPNDVMEALRRRFGRADLLVTAELDKLRALPRVSENVQELSAFSCKVNNSVTSIKGLKKNKYLHSPEIVKQITEKLPAFIQFRWCDYIAQYDEDEPDLEILANFLNKEADRSVVLLSNEKKKVIQPKRQSAHVAVEQPMRRGIQCIQCKGDHYFSECKELKNASIDERWEMVKKLKVCFNCLRGRHRKDDCRSRPCRQCKRLHHALLHKEYKKENSTDEKRKEEASVTGTVNTLKTPQALLKIMPVQLYGPTKSVKVLALLDEGSTVTLLDEATAKEIGATGPKEILALETVGGNTIRNTDSERINLKIKGVHQRKKMNINNVRTIKEIQLSPQTVDRARLEACPHLKPLIDKICYEDTPPKMLIGQDNWELIVSRHTRKRKKDEPVASFTKLGWVLHGCDGGITKQVQFMRCAHLKSQDDNLDAIIKEHFAIEALGVTERKPSSDIEERATKKLEEVVRKVAVDKYEAGLIWKAEDETLPDNRSTAESRMRNLEKKLDKDPELKADYEKQIQHLLDSDYAEEAPKHSTSTRLWYLPHFAVTHPTKKKRRIVFDAVARSNGKCLNDALLSGPDLLQSLWGVLIRFRQGPIAVVADIKEMFLQILMREDDRDSLRFLWRGGDRTGPMKEYRLKTVIFGAASSPSTAIFVKNKNAKDNGQGHHEAIKAIEKNHYMDDYLQSFWEEEHAVEVATTVDEIHKKASFHLRGWASNRPNVLKRINGDNSLEKELELGQQEEKTLGMKWKVQEDCFSFRVAMRNVPREILRGEKTPTKRQVVSAIMSTFDPLGLIAPVLIQGKKLMQNIWRSGVGWDTEILASEEDEWRKYLQHMKTIEELTIPRCISPHHTEGELHVFTDASETSYAASAYWKTIEEDAKTSLIAAKNRVTPLKPISVPRLELQAALLGCRLARAIEKEIDLTVVKKTFWTDSTTVLSWIKSDPRTFKTFVAHRLAEIEELSKPQDWRWVPTNQNPADDATRDVPENFNERHRWFEGPEFLKQSEEHWPKPKEIKREPHEEDKKIEKVATTRQKEFSTPDPKRFSSWNRLLRSTARVVQFVEILRNNKQEKEKVNATKKDEPWRKNRKRKKTPIVLKKISKEQQKLFIPLETHQLAKAEELLMRRSQDESFKAEIATLRKDQHLTKSQKLHNLDIVEIDGILRLKGRINAVEGTQQEKNPIVLDKRDWITRLLIQHYHNVFHHGNHATVINELRQRYWIVGIRAAVRSIAHLCQWCKVRKSMPTTIPMGDLPPERLSHNSHPFTCTAVDYFGPMTITIGRRHEKRWGALFTCLTTRAVHVELATSLSTDSMIMALRRFAARRGMPKVIYSDNGTNFVGANRELKEAVEALKKEEVEAAADNIGVRWKFIPPGAPNMGGAWERLVRSVKTSLTAVLKEKNPSEETLHTLLLEVEHIINSRPLTELEDYTNPESLTPNHFLIGRSCGAPRLGAFSDSDLVGKPSWKTSQRLADHFWSRWLKEYLPGLLPRRNVGQPTRDIRCGDIVAVLDPALPRGTWPRGRVVRTLPGPDDRTRVVDVATGGGILRRPASKLVVIVPVNSENKAEQK from the coding sequence ATGCCAGTAACGAGAAGCCAGAAAGGCAAAATGGAACCATTACGTCCACCTACTACAACAAGTGAAGAAACAGGCACAACACATAGAACTCCTACAAGTCGAGGAACTACAAGTGGAACTGAGGACTCCACAAACACAAGCATGCAAACTCGAACGCGAGAACAAGCACTACCGGGAAGCACGATGACATTAGTTCCAATGGAACCGAGAGATAGCGAGCCTACGCAGACAACGCGCTCCCCATCTAGGAGCAAGAGAGCAGGAACAAGCAAGTCAGTGAAAACAAGAAGGAAACTTCAATTGGAAAAAGAAATTGCGGAACTCAAATTGGAACAAATAAAAGCAGAAACCGCGAAAAGGGAAGCAGAGGCGAAACTTCTTGAGGAAGAATCTGATTCCGACCTAGAGGAACCAGAGGACAGGGCGGATCGTGTACGAAGTTGGATGGCTGGCACACAAGACAACGCGTCATGTATGGAAGTTCCATTCAACAGAAATGAAGATCTACCAGTGAACAACCTCGCTTCAGCTATAGCAGCGGCATTCGAAAAAGCTACTTCGAAACACAAACCGTTGCCACCGAAGTACATGTTTGAGTTACCAACATTTAATGGAGATAGTGCAGAATGGCTAGCTTTCCTAACAGTATACACCGAAACATCTACCATGTTTTCGGCAGTTCAGAATATGGCTCGACTAAGAAAAAGCATCGTGGGACAAGCAAGAGAAgcagtgaaaaatatattatattcggATTCTCAACCCAATGACGTCATGGAAGCATTAAGGAGAAGATTCGGTAGAGCGGACTTATTAGTCACAGCCGAATTAGACAAATTAAGGGCGCTTCCTCGTGTAAGTGAAAATGTACAAGAACTTAGTGCATTCTCATGTAAAGTCAACAACAGTGTGACAAGTATCAAAGggttaaagaaaaacaagtaCCTACACTCACCGGAAATAGTGAAACAAATCACGGAAAAATTACCAGCGTTTATTCAATTTAGATGGTGCGATTATATCGCACAATACGACGAAGATGAACCTGATCTCGAAATACTAGCCAACTTCCTGAACAAAGAAGCCGATAGAAGTGTTGTGCTGCTATCAAAcgaaaagaagaaagtgaTACAACCAAAGAGGCAGTCAGCACACGTAGCAGTTGAACAACCCATGAGAAGGGGAATTCAATGTATTCAATGCAAAGGAGATCACTATTTTTCGGAATGCAAAGAATTGAAAAACGCAAGTATCGACGAAAGGTGGGAAAtggtaaaaaagttaaaagtttgCTTCAATTGCCTAAGAGGACGACATCGAAAAGATGATTGCAGGTCTAGACCCTGCCGACAATGTAAGAGATTACACCATGCGCTTCTTcataaggaatataagaaagaaaacaGTACAGATGAAAAGAGGAAAGAAGAAGCTAGTGTTACTGGAACTGTCAACACTTTGAAAACACCACAAGCGCTATTGAAAATAATGCCCGTACAGCTATACGGGCCAACGAAATCTGTGAAAGTATTAGCACTTCTGGATGAAGGTTCGACAGTCACATTGCTGGACGAAGCTACAGCAAAAGAAATAGGAGCCACAGGACCGAAAGAAATCCTTGCTCTAGAAACAGTTGGTGGAAATACGATAAGAAACACGGATTCTGAAAGAATCAATTTGAAGATTAAAGGCGTCCACCAACGGaagaaaatgaacataaataaCGTGAGAACAATTAAAGAAATCCAGTTGTCACCGCAAACAGTGGATAGGGCGAGATTGGAAGCCTGTCCACACCTGAAGCCTCTTATCGACAAAATATGTTACGAAGACACGCCTCCGAAAATGTTAATAGGTCAGGACAATTGGGAACTGATCGTATCGAGACACACTAGGAAACGCAAGAAGGACGAACCCGTTGCTTCATTCACGAAGCTGGGATGGGTATTACACGGTTGCGATGGTGGGATAACGAAACAAGTACAGTTTATGAGATGTGCGCATCTGAAAAGTCAAGACGACAATTTGGATGCCATAATTAAAGAACACTTCGCAATAGAAGCACTAGGTGTCACTGAAAGGAAGCCATCGTCTGACATTGAAGAGAGAGCAACAAAGAAATTGGAAGAAGTCGTGCGAAAAGTTGCTGTCGATAAATACGAAGCGGGATTAATCTGGAAAGCGGAAGACGAAACTCTTCCAGACAATCGATCAACTGCGGAAAGCAGAATGAGAAACTTAGAGAAAAAGTTGGATAAAGATCCTGAACTGAAAGCTGACTACGAGAAACAGATACAACATTTGTTGGATTCAGACTACGCAGAAGAAGCTCCGAAACATAGTACATCCACGAGATTGTGGTACTTACCGCACTTCGCCGTCACTCACCCaacgaaaaagaaaagaaggaTAGTATTTGATGCAGTAGCAAGATCCAATGGGAAGTGTCTGAACGACGCGCTCTTATCTGGACCGGATCTGCTACAATCATTATGGGGTGTGTTAATACGCTTTCGTCAAGGTCCTATAGCAGTCGTAGCTGACATTAAAGAGATGTTCCTGCAAATCCTTATGAGAGAAGACGACAGAGATAGTTTGCGATTCTTATGGAGAGGAGGCGACAGGACAGGACCAATGAAAGAGTATCGTCTTAAAACTGTAATATTCGGAGCGGCCTCATCACCCAGTACAGcaatatttgtgaaaaacaaaaacgcgAAAGACAACGGACAAGGGCACCATGAGGCCATCAAAGCGATAGAAAAGAATCATTACATGGACGATTATCTACAAAGTTTTTGGGAAGAAGAACATGCGGTAGAAGTCGCCACGACAGTCGACGAAATACATAAGAAAGCAAGTTTCCATTTAAGAGGATGGGCATCCAACCGTCCTAATGTATTGAAAAGGATCAACGGAGACAATAGCTTGGAAAAGGAATTAGAACTTGGTCAGCAAGAAGAGAAAACGCTCGGAATGAAATGGAAAGTGCAAGAAGACTGCTTTTCATTTCGAGTAGCAATGAGAAACGTACCAAGGGAAATTTTACGAGGAGAAAAGACCCCTACGAAAAGACAAGTGGTCAGCGCAATCATGTCAACATTTGATCCTTTGGGATTAATAGCTCCAGTTCTTATTCAAGGTAAGAAACTAATGCAGAATATCTGGAGAAGCGGAGTTGGATGGGACACCGAAATTTTGGCATCAGAGGAAGACGAATGGCGTAAATACTTACAACATATGAAGACAATAGAAGAGCTCACAATACCACGATGCATCTCTCCTCACCACACCGAGGGAGAGCTACACGTCTTCACGGATGCAAGCGAAACGTCCTATGCAGCCTCAGCATATTGGAAAACGATAGAAGAAGATGCGAAAACCTCGTTGATCGCAGCAAAGAACAGGGTAACTCCTCTAAAACCGATATCCGTTCCAAGACTGGAACTTCAAGCAGCATTGTTAGGTTGCAGACTAGCGCGCgcaattgaaaaagaaatagatcTGACGGTAGTAAAAAAGACTTTTTGGACAGACTCAACGACGGTTCTTTCATGGATCAAATCAGACCCGAGGACATTTAAGACGTTCGTGGCACATCGCTTGGCCGAAATCGAAGAACTTTCGAAACCACAAGATTGGAGATGGGTACCGACAAACCAAAACCCGGCTGACGATGCGACCAGGGATGTGCCCGAAAACTTCAACGAAAGACACAGATGGTTTGAAGGGCCTGAATTCTTAAAACAATCTGAGGAAcattggccgaagccgaaagAAATCAAGAGAGAACCGCACGAAGAGGACAAGAAGATTGAAAAAGTAGCAACAACGAGACAGAAAGAGTTTTCTACGCCAGATCCGAAAAGATTTTCAAGTTGGAATAGACTCCTAAGGTCCACGGCAAGAGTGGTTCAATTCGTcgaaatattaagaaataataagcaAGAAAAAGAGAAAGTCAACGCGACTAAGAAAGATGAACCATGGAGGAAGAACAGAAAAAGGAAGAAGACTCCAATTGTTCTAAAAAAGATTTCAAAAGAGCAACAAAAACTCTTTATTCCGTTGGAAACGCATCAATTAGCGAAAGCAGAGGAACTATTGATGCGACGAAGTCAAGACGAGAGTTTCAAAGCCGAAATAGCTACGTTGAGAAAAGATCAACATTTAACGAAAAGTCAGAAGCTGCATAATTTAGATATAGTCGAAATCGACGGAATACTTCGATTGAAAGGAAGAATTAACGCCGTCGAAGGAACACAACAAGAGAAGAACCCGATAGTTTTAGATAAACGGGATTGGATAACACGACTGCTAATCCAACATTACCACAATGTGTTCCATCACGGAAACCACGCTACTGTCATCAATGAATTAAGACAGAGATACTGGATCGTGGGAATAAGAGCAGCAGTACGATCAATCGCGCACCTCTGTCAATGGTGCAAAGTAAGAAAGTCCATGCCGACGACGATACCGATGGGAGATCTGCCTCCAGAAAGACTGTCTCACAACAGTCACCCGTTCACTTGCACAGCTGTAGATTACTTCGGACCGATGACCATTACCATTGGGAGAAGACATGAAAAACGATGGGGCGCACTGTTCACCTGTCTCACAACCAGAGCAGTGCACGTAGAGTTGGCTACATCGCTGTCAACCGACTCCATGATCATGGCCCTGAGAAGATTCGCCGCGAGAAGAGGTATGCCAAAAGTAATCTATAGTGACAATGGTACTAATTTTGTGGGTGCCAACAGAGAACTGAAGGAAGCTGTAGAAGCATTGAAGAAAGAAGAGGTAGAGGCAGCCGCGGACAACATTGGCGTCAGGTGGAAATTCATACCGCCTGGTGCTCCGAACATGGGAGGAGCGTGGGAGAGACTGGTACGGTCCGTTAAGACTTCGCTGACGGCCGTGCTCAAAGAGAAGAATCCTTCAGAAGAGACGCTACACACTCTTCTGCTTGAGGTCGAGCACATTATCAATTCTCGACCTCTCACCGAACTGGAAGACTACACCAATCCAGAGTCACTCACGCCCAACCACTTCCTCATTGGGCGATCCTGCGGCGCGCCTAGGCTGGGCGCGTTCTCCGATTCCGATCTTGTCGGAAAACCTTCGTGGAAGACTTCGCAGCGGCTAGCGGACCACTTCTGGTCTCGCTGGCTGAAAGAATATCTTCCTGGCTTGCTGCCACGGAGGAACGTCGGCCAGCCAACCCGAGACATCCGATGTGGGGACATCGTAGCAGTCCTGGATCCTGCCTTACCGCGAGGCACGTGGCCTCGCGGGAGGGTAGTGCGCACGCTGCCGGGCCCCGACGACCGGACCAGAGTCGTTGATGTGGCTACCGGTGGTGGCATTCTGCGACGGCCAGCTTCGAAGCTAGTAGTGATAGTGCCAGTGAATAGTGAAAACAAAGCAGAGCAAAAGTGA